The Manihot esculenta cultivar AM560-2 chromosome 11, M.esculenta_v8, whole genome shotgun sequence genome includes a region encoding these proteins:
- the LOC110626654 gene encoding protein disulfide-isomerase 5-1, which translates to MKKLNRSPSLLFPLLLLVLSLLLIHAEAEVITLTPETFSDKVKEKDTAWFVKFCVPWCKHCKNLGSLWEDLGKAMEGEDEIEVGEVDCGTSRPVCSKVDIHSYPTFKLFYDGEEVARYQGPRNVESLKSFVLEEAEKAAAKAQLDRDQDL; encoded by the exons ATGAAGAAGCTCAATCGATCTCCCTCTCTCCTCTTTCCGCTTCTCCTCCTTGTTCTGAGCTTACTTCTTATACACGCAGAAGCCGAAGTCATAACCCTAACCCCTGAGACCTTCTCTGATAAG GTGAAGGAAAAAGATACTGCATGGTTTGTGAAATTTTGTGTTCCTTGGTGTAAGCATTG TAAGAACTTGGGCTCATTATGGGAAGATCTAGGGAAAGCgatggaaggagaagatgaaATAGAGGTTGGCGAAGTTGATTGCGGAACAAGCAGACCTGTATGTTCAAAAGTTGATATTCACTCATATCCTACATTTAAGCTCTTCTATGATGGAGAAGAAGTTGCTAGATATCAAG GGCCAAGGAATGTCGAATCTCTTAAATCATTCGTTTTGGAGGAAGCAGAAAAAGCAGCAGCAAAAGCACAACTTGACAGGGATCAAGATTTGTGA
- the LOC110626653 gene encoding LOW QUALITY PROTEIN: pentatricopeptide repeat-containing protein At2g27800, mitochondrial-like (The sequence of the model RefSeq protein was modified relative to this genomic sequence to represent the inferred CDS: inserted 2 bases in 1 codon), translated as MISIRKDFSTQVYSRYSFLMHACFSYHSKSFCSSAFPLLTYLNHYSKSYCLFNATVNSFNCMNVLARTHIAPTSFLPSNAKFRGFLCSFYSTRAPSRSYRRRQSKRLKASRKSVLDETKFQEAISQLPSRFTNEELCNVLTLQDNALVCFDIFNWASQQPRFRHDASTFHVTIKKLGVAKMYQEMDDVVNQVLAVPRICNEPLYNTIIYFFTEARKLTRAVNIFNHMRNGPNLDCRPSIRTYNILFTAMLSRGKNSYINHIYMETIRCLFKQMVNDGIEPDIYSLNSMIKGYVLSLHVNDALRIFHQMDVVYNCLPNSYSYDYLIYGLCAQGRTNNARELCDEMKRKGFVPSSKSYNSIVNALALGGEVEEAMNYLWEMIGKHRSPDLITYRTLLDEICRQGRIREAVDLLKEWGEKNLVDGPTYRKLECVLEDDXGNSNDNKWIS; from the exons TAACCTACTTGAACCATTACTCTAAAAGCTATTGTCTTTTCAATGCCACTGTCAATTCTTTCAATTGTATGAACGTTTTAGCCCGGACCCACATTGCCCCAACTTCCTTTTTGCCTTCAAATGCAAAATTTCGTGGTTTTTTGTGTTCTTTTTACTCCACTAGAGCACCATCAAGGTCATATAGAAGGAGACAAAGTAAAAGGTTGAAAGCTAGTAGGAAATCTGTTCTTGATGAAACTAAGTTTCAAGAAGCAATTTCCCAACTCCCATCAAGATTCACTAATGAAGAACTGTGCAATGTCTTAACTCTTCAAGACAATGCTTTGGTATgttttgatatatttaattgGGCATCACAGCAGCCTAGGTTTAGGCATGATGCATCCACTTTTCATGTTACTATAAAGAAGCTTGGTGTTGCTAAAATGTACCAAGAAATGGATGATGTTGTTAACCAAGTGCTTGCTGTTCCTCGTATTTGTAATGAACCTTTATACAACACAATTATCTATTTCTTCACTGAAGCTAGGAAGTTGACTAGAGCAGTGAATATATTTAACCACATGAGAAATGGTCCAAACTTGGATTGCAGGCCTTCCATTCGAACCTATAATATTCTTTTCACAGCAATGTTGAGTAGGGGAAAAAACTCCtatataaatcatatttatatGGAGACTATTAGATGTTTGTTTAAGCAGATGGTCAATGACGGAATTGAGCCTGACATTTACTCATTAAATTCTATGATAAAAGGATATGTACTTTCGCTTCATGTGAATGATGCATTGAGAATTTTCCATCAAATGGATGTGGTCTATAACTGCTTGCCCAATTCATACTCCTATGATTATCTGATCTATGGGTTGTGCGCTCAAGGTCGAACAAATAATGCTAGGGAGTTGTGTGatgagatgaagagaaaagggTTTGTTCCAAGTAGCAAGTCGTATAATTCAATTGTGAATGCTTTGGCTCTTGGTGGAGAAGTTGAGGAAGCAATGAATTATTTATGGGAGATGATTGGGAAACATAGGTCACCTGATCTCATCACATACAGGACATTGTTGGATGAGATTTGCAGGCAAGGAAGGATTAGAGAGGCTGTGGACTTGTTGAAGGAGTGGGGAGAGAAAAACCTTGTGGATGGGCCTACTTATAGGAAGCTCGAATGTGTGCTTGAAGATGA TGGAAATTCAAATGACAACAAATGGATCAG TTAG